ACCCCCTGCCACCCCCGCCGCCGGGCCAGGCGCGGGTAGGGGGGCGGCGTGATCGCGGCGTAGTCGGGTTGGGCGTCCCGGTCCCCCACGTTCGTCCTGGCAGTGCCGGTCCCTTCGGAAGGCGCCGGCCCGGGCATGCTTCCGGCCCCGGAGGGTGGGTCGGGCGCGGCCTGGGCGCTGGGAACCGCACCCGCCCGGGCAGGAGGGCCGGCCGGCGCTTTCGGAGCAGGCCCCTCCACGGCGAGGGAGGCGGCCGCCGGGCCAGCCAGAGGTCCGTCCGTCCGGGCCGGCGCGGAACGCTCGGCCTCCGGGGGTGCCGCAGGTTCCTTGGGCAGGGCCTCGGCCGCCCGCGGTGGTTCGGACGGCGGGGGGGGCTCTGGAAGGTCGGCCGGCCGAGCCTCCGCAGGGGGAGCGGGGGGCTCGGGCTCGGGGACCTCGTGGGAGGCCGCGGCGGGAGGAGGGGGCTGCGGCTTCGGCTCGGAAACCGGCACCGGCTCCGGCCGGGGCCGTGGGGGGGCGGCCTCCTTAGCGGGTTCGGGCCTGGGGCGGTGCTCGATCGTGCGTGGCGCGGTTCGGTCGGTCCGCCGGGGGATGCGGGCCGGCTGGCGGCGGCGGATCTCCACGGTGGTCCGGCCGGACCGCTTCGG
This is a stretch of genomic DNA from Deferrisoma camini S3R1. It encodes these proteins:
- a CDS encoding TonB family protein; the protein is MTASGLERWLAVSLAIHALGISLWVAAGPGGRARPSAPVPVRVLLVDAAPAPAPGGEKGVSAKGRGGEAPRAAPRRPVRRETAVKTSAPPKRSGRTTVEIRRRQPARIPRRTDRTAPRTIEHRPRPEPAKEAAPPRPRPEPVPVSEPKPQPPPPAAASHEVPEPEPPAPPAEARPADLPEPPPPSEPPRAAEALPKEPAAPPEAERSAPARTDGPLAGPAAASLAVEGPAPKAPAGPPARAGAVPSAQAAPDPPSGAGSMPGPAPSEGTGTARTNVGDRDAQPDYAAITPPPYPRLARRRGWQGVVRLRVRVSPDGRVLDASVEQSSGYRVLDRAALEAVRGWRFRPAVRGGEPVASEVVVPVRFSLNRSG